A genome region from Arachidicoccus soli includes the following:
- the smpB gene encoding SsrA-binding protein SmpB — protein sequence MALLSNRQAYFNYNIEDKYVAGIVLLGTEVKSIRAGKVSFNDSFCLFDNEELWLRGLYIGEYNLGTVNNHIPVHDRKLLITKREIKRLKAAIKEKGLTIVPLKVFMNEKNLVKVEIGLAKGKKIHDKRETLKKRDTEKEIKRFLK from the coding sequence ATGGCATTATTAAGCAACAGGCAGGCCTATTTTAATTACAACATAGAAGATAAATATGTTGCCGGTATTGTTTTGCTTGGTACCGAAGTAAAGTCTATACGTGCAGGAAAAGTAAGTTTCAATGATAGTTTCTGTTTGTTTGATAATGAAGAACTTTGGCTTCGGGGCCTATATATTGGCGAATATAATTTGGGCACTGTAAACAACCATATCCCTGTACATGACAGAAAGCTATTGATAACCAAACGCGAAATAAAACGGTTGAAAGCAGCTATTAAAGAAAAAGGACTGACTATTGTTCCACTCAAGGTTTTTATGAACGAAAAAAACTTGGTAAAAGTAGAAATAGGATTAGCCAAAGGGAAAAAGATTCACGACAAACGCGAAACGCTTAAAAAACGCGATACCGAAAAGGAAATAAAAAGGTTTTTGAAATAA
- the ribD gene encoding bifunctional diaminohydroxyphosphoribosylaminopyrimidine deaminase/5-amino-6-(5-phosphoribosylamino)uracil reductase RibD — MKEHSLYIQRCLQLAQLGAGNVAPNPMVGAVLVYNNRIIGEGWHQKYGEAHAEVHCINSVKPTDRDLIPQATLYISLEPCSHFGKTPPCSDLIIQEKIQKVVIGCVDAFVKVNGSGIEKLRNAGIEVVLGDWSKECKDFNKRFFTFHLKKRPYIILKWAQTANKKIASLKQHNETERLLITNELSNRLVHKWRSQEAAIMIGKNTALLDNPSLTNRNWTGKNPIRILIDKNLEIAENSAVFNKEAKTIIFNQQKDTLKENLHFCKISFEDNTLKELLSHCYHLNIQSILVEGGAKLLQSFINENLWDECRIVTNKDLIIENGLSAPLIENAYLEEDFVLLNNHIEILKPTQF, encoded by the coding sequence ATGAAAGAACATTCTTTGTACATACAACGTTGTTTGCAACTTGCTCAATTAGGTGCAGGAAATGTTGCACCAAACCCAATGGTAGGTGCCGTTTTAGTTTACAACAATAGAATTATTGGCGAGGGTTGGCATCAGAAATATGGCGAAGCACACGCAGAAGTTCATTGTATCAATAGCGTAAAGCCGACAGATAGAGATTTAATTCCGCAAGCTACACTTTACATTTCTTTAGAGCCCTGCTCCCATTTTGGGAAAACGCCTCCCTGTAGCGATTTAATTATCCAGGAGAAAATACAAAAAGTTGTCATTGGCTGTGTAGATGCATTTGTCAAAGTAAATGGAAGTGGTATCGAGAAACTCCGAAATGCCGGGATAGAAGTAGTTCTGGGCGATTGGAGTAAAGAATGCAAAGATTTCAACAAACGTTTTTTCACTTTTCATCTAAAGAAAAGACCTTATATTATTCTCAAATGGGCACAGACAGCGAATAAAAAAATAGCTTCATTAAAACAACATAATGAAACAGAGCGTTTATTAATAACCAATGAACTTTCCAATCGACTCGTCCATAAATGGCGGAGTCAAGAAGCTGCTATCATGATTGGGAAGAATACAGCGTTACTTGACAATCCATCTTTAACTAATAGAAATTGGACAGGGAAAAACCCTATCAGAATATTGATAGATAAAAATCTTGAAATAGCCGAAAACAGTGCAGTATTTAACAAGGAAGCAAAGACAATTATCTTCAACCAACAGAAAGATACGCTAAAAGAAAATCTCCATTTTTGTAAAATTTCTTTTGAAGACAATACCTTAAAAGAATTACTTTCTCATTGCTATCATTTAAATATACAAAGTATTTTGGTAGAAGGTGGCGCAAAATTGTTACAATCTTTTATCAACGAAAATCTCTGGGATGAATGCCGCATTGTTACCAACAAAGATTTGATAATCGAAAATGGGTTATCTGCTCCTCTTATTGAAAACGCATACTTAGAAGAAGACTTTGTTTTGTTAAATAATCACATAGAAATACTAAAACCCACCCAATTTTAA
- a CDS encoding BamA/TamA family outer membrane protein, whose protein sequence is MNISRKANLLFRALIFVLVTCCCFSACIPVKVKDWPTGKPFLYDSKIELNKDNLSKDEDKLLEATLANYWVDSLRLPVVQKYIIIKKIIHPPVFDSINIVKSEKLMNSYLSSQGYYQAVFTDSVSIDSTTHPGQKRVSVSLNIDPRKPMVIDSLGYSFKDTLLQKVALAAYKKSKIIPHKTRFTKEAVANELDRLIVLYRNMGYYKLSRNNLIAEVDTTDAALLKLTLDPFEQALKMAQTAARRKENPSAVIIIKQREPSDTLLVNSSKEDFVQYKMGKVNFFPETYLNEIPDSSLLHLDKFPDVFSTRNRFVSIYSREKKFIPRPMLEHLYFKHGDLYQDSSFFKTINNLNVIGSWQQVDYINRIQGDSLNTNIFMVPATKQNITADLEGSWNTGDFISSTNMFGVAVNLTYKNRNVWHRAIQSITNLRNGVELNIANTGLTNDLLQTLQIAGSHSYSFPRFITPFFKIRGKKLDAVSTVLTVNGSYTDRKDYFRLRSFVANWGYEWKKGNSNWQFRPVNFELYSLDTLRLLDTAMKYNPYLTKAFNTGKVISQQLNYNISFPNSRIPGSNYLRFAFEESGAIVGLIKSLHDQIYNYVRLEGEYIKHYDFRKTQFAFRGFAGIGVNYGSTGKFGLTLPFFKQFVAGGPNSMRAWNLRQLGLGSNLQSDTSSSFRDRYGDMQLEMNLEYRYPIFTVGSVKVNGALFTDIGNVWNVKKDPDLPNAEFNINRLGKDVAIAMGTGIRMDFNYVVIRVDFGLKLKDPARLENGGWMSLKNFTWRNDEFANVIPPNPITGKQLYRNNYAVQLGIGLPF, encoded by the coding sequence ATGAATATTTCTCGCAAGGCAAACCTTTTATTTCGTGCATTAATTTTTGTATTAGTTACCTGCTGTTGTTTTTCGGCATGTATTCCTGTAAAAGTGAAGGATTGGCCGACCGGGAAACCTTTTCTTTACGATTCAAAAATAGAATTAAATAAGGATAATTTATCTAAAGATGAAGATAAATTGTTAGAAGCTACTTTGGCTAATTATTGGGTAGATAGCCTGCGTTTACCGGTGGTCCAAAAATATATAATCATTAAAAAGATTATTCATCCACCCGTTTTTGATTCAATAAATATTGTGAAATCAGAAAAGTTGATGAATAGTTATCTGAGCTCTCAAGGTTATTATCAGGCAGTATTTACTGATAGTGTTTCTATTGATAGTACCACGCATCCAGGACAAAAGAGAGTCTCGGTTTCTTTGAATATTGACCCTCGGAAGCCAATGGTTATTGATTCTTTAGGTTATTCATTTAAAGACACATTATTGCAAAAAGTAGCACTTGCAGCTTATAAAAAGTCAAAAATAATACCGCATAAAACACGTTTTACTAAAGAAGCAGTCGCTAATGAGCTGGACAGACTAATCGTTCTTTATAGAAATATGGGCTATTACAAATTATCCAGAAATAATTTGATTGCAGAAGTAGATACAACCGACGCGGCTTTGCTGAAGCTTACATTAGATCCCTTTGAACAGGCCCTAAAAATGGCGCAAACAGCGGCGCGCCGAAAGGAAAATCCTAGTGCTGTGATTATTATAAAACAAAGAGAACCTTCGGATACATTGTTGGTAAATTCCTCCAAAGAAGACTTTGTTCAGTATAAAATGGGAAAGGTGAATTTTTTCCCAGAAACTTATCTTAATGAAATCCCCGATTCAAGTTTATTACATTTAGATAAATTCCCGGATGTGTTTTCTACTCGCAATAGATTTGTTTCAATATATAGTCGCGAGAAAAAATTTATCCCAAGACCCATGCTGGAGCATCTGTATTTTAAGCATGGTGATTTGTATCAAGATAGTAGCTTCTTTAAAACGATAAATAATCTGAATGTAATAGGTTCATGGCAGCAGGTCGATTATATTAACCGTATTCAAGGAGATAGCTTGAATACGAATATTTTTATGGTACCCGCAACCAAACAAAATATTACGGCAGATTTAGAAGGCAGTTGGAATACAGGAGATTTTATTTCCTCTACTAACATGTTTGGTGTAGCAGTAAACCTTACCTATAAAAACAGAAATGTTTGGCATCGGGCAATCCAGTCGATTACGAATTTGCGTAATGGCGTAGAATTGAATATTGCAAACACAGGCTTAACCAATGATTTACTACAGACTTTACAAATAGCAGGATCACATTCCTATTCATTCCCAAGATTTATTACGCCATTTTTTAAAATTCGGGGCAAAAAATTAGACGCCGTAAGTACGGTATTAACAGTGAATGGTAGTTATACAGACAGAAAAGATTATTTCCGCTTACGTTCTTTTGTGGCTAACTGGGGCTATGAATGGAAAAAGGGTAATTCTAATTGGCAATTTAGACCCGTTAACTTCGAACTCTACTCCTTAGATACCTTGCGTTTGCTGGATACAGCCATGAAATATAATCCATACCTGACAAAAGCTTTTAATACCGGAAAGGTTATTAGTCAGCAACTAAACTATAATATAAGCTTCCCCAATAGTCGTATTCCCGGTAGCAATTATTTACGATTTGCTTTTGAAGAATCCGGTGCAATCGTGGGCCTAATAAAATCTTTACATGATCAGATATACAACTATGTCCGGTTAGAAGGAGAATATATTAAACATTATGACTTTAGAAAAACGCAGTTTGCATTTCGCGGTTTTGCGGGTATTGGCGTTAATTATGGTAGTACCGGGAAATTTGGATTAACACTTCCTTTCTTCAAACAGTTTGTTGCGGGCGGGCCTAATAGTATGCGTGCATGGAATTTACGACAATTAGGGTTGGGCTCTAACCTACAAAGTGATACTTCAAGCTCGTTCAGAGACAGATATGGTGATATGCAATTAGAAATGAATTTAGAATATCGCTATCCTATTTTCACAGTAGGAAGTGTGAAAGTAAATGGTGCGCTATTTACTGATATTGGTAATGTATGGAATGTGAAGAAAGATCCGGATTTGCCTAATGCTGAGTTTAATATAAATCGTTTAGGAAAAGATGTGGCAATTGCTATGGGAACCGGCATTCGTATGGACTTTAACTATGTAGTCATTCGTGTAGATTTTGGACTGAAGTTAAAAGATCCCGCGCGACTTGAAAATGGGGGTTGGATGAGCCTTAAAAACTTTACTTGGCGCAATGATGAGTTTGCCAATGTAATACCACCTAACCCTATTACAGGAAAACAACTTTACAGAAATAACTATGCTGTGCAATTAGGTATAGGATTGCCTTTCTAA
- the accD gene encoding acetyl-CoA carboxylase, carboxyltransferase subunit beta has protein sequence MSEEEQLKENSASEEIEKKAEAENKQRWFLRLRKGIQTSTSEKKEVPEGLWNKCPECNYICTANELEENLYVCPKCNYHHRIGSQDYFKILFDDQNFTEHFENIRSTDYLEFTDLKSYGKRLEEIHAKTDLKDSISVASGKVNGEGLVVACMDFSFIGGSLGSVMGEKISRGIDYAIKHKMPFLVISKSGGARMMESAFSLMQMAKTSAKLTQLSDAKLPYISLMTDPTFGGVSASFAMLGDLNIAEPAALIGFAGPRIIKETMRKELPKGFQRSEFLLDHGFLDFIIDRKNLKGKLATVLHLFKS, from the coding sequence ATGAGTGAAGAAGAACAGTTAAAAGAAAATTCAGCTTCTGAAGAAATTGAGAAAAAAGCTGAAGCTGAAAATAAACAACGATGGTTTCTACGTTTGCGCAAAGGCATTCAAACATCTACTTCAGAGAAAAAGGAAGTGCCTGAAGGTTTGTGGAACAAATGTCCGGAATGCAACTATATATGCACAGCCAATGAACTAGAAGAGAATTTATATGTTTGTCCTAAGTGCAATTATCATCATCGGATTGGTAGTCAAGATTATTTCAAAATTTTATTTGACGATCAAAATTTTACAGAGCATTTTGAAAATATTCGTAGCACCGACTATTTAGAATTTACGGATTTAAAGTCTTACGGGAAACGCTTAGAGGAGATACACGCTAAAACAGATTTAAAAGACAGCATAAGTGTAGCTTCAGGGAAAGTCAACGGCGAAGGGTTAGTGGTGGCTTGCATGGATTTTTCGTTTATCGGTGGTTCCTTAGGAAGCGTAATGGGCGAGAAAATTAGTCGTGGAATTGACTACGCCATCAAACATAAAATGCCTTTTCTGGTAATTAGTAAAAGTGGAGGTGCGCGTATGATGGAGAGCGCTTTTAGTCTGATGCAAATGGCTAAAACTAGTGCTAAACTTACACAACTAAGCGATGCGAAATTGCCCTATATTTCTTTAATGACCGATCCTACTTTCGGTGGTGTATCTGCAAGCTTCGCGATGTTGGGCGATTTGAATATCGCAGAACCTGCAGCGCTTATTGGTTTTGCAGGTCCGAGAATTATTAAAGAAACCATGCGTAAAGAATTGCCAAAAGGATTTCAACGTAGTGAATTTTTACTCGACCATGGGTTTTTGGATTTTATCATTGATAGAAAAAACCTGAAAGGCAAACTTGCTACAGTATTACACTTGTTTAAATCATAA
- the recO gene encoding DNA repair protein RecO → MTHKVKGIVLRAIKYGETSIIAKVYTDLFGMQSYLIKGVRKATKSSSSKINYFLPGSILEMEVYHNPLKSLQFLKEFEWAYLYKNLFFDVVKNAIAMYMIEMIAQAINEEENNPELFSFFENTFIQTDTEDINQVANYPLTFTLHLAKYLGFQIHGNYNTKTPYLDLQEGVFTTEKPHHSYILEGSLAEITSLLKNLPGIRAPENLPFNRNIRRELLKYYQQFFSLHLEHMKEIKSYHILQTVLE, encoded by the coding sequence ATGACACACAAAGTTAAAGGCATTGTTTTACGTGCGATAAAATATGGTGAAACCAGCATCATAGCGAAAGTGTACACCGATTTGTTCGGTATGCAAAGCTATTTGATTAAAGGAGTGCGCAAAGCAACTAAATCTTCTTCGAGTAAAATTAATTATTTCCTTCCGGGGAGTATCTTAGAGATGGAAGTATACCACAATCCTTTAAAATCTTTACAGTTTCTAAAGGAGTTTGAATGGGCATATCTATATAAAAATTTATTCTTCGATGTTGTAAAGAATGCCATTGCGATGTACATGATCGAAATGATTGCACAAGCCATTAATGAAGAGGAAAACAACCCGGAATTATTCTCCTTCTTTGAAAATACTTTTATTCAAACTGATACTGAAGATATTAATCAGGTAGCCAATTATCCCCTTACTTTTACGTTGCACCTTGCCAAGTATCTGGGTTTCCAAATTCACGGTAACTATAATACAAAAACACCTTATCTAGATTTACAGGAAGGGGTCTTTACGACGGAGAAACCCCACCACAGCTATATCCTGGAAGGTTCATTGGCAGAAATAACTTCCTTATTAAAAAATTTACCCGGTATTCGTGCACCTGAAAATCTTCCGTTTAATCGCAATATTCGTCGTGAACTTTTGAAATATTACCAACAGTTCTTTTCTTTGCATTTGGAGCATATGAAAGAAATTAAGAGCTATCATATTCTTCAAACGGTTTTGGAATAA
- a CDS encoding DUF3078 domain-containing protein, producing the protein MKKTFLCLALFATAATMAQDNSRNDIKAEMNTNVPTHKRDSTKLWDKGGSLSLNIAQTSLSNWSGGGTDAFSANAFVNLFANFLKGKDTWNNNLNLQYGYLKTSGLSGRKSADLIDFVSLYGHSISKKLDASALFRLRTQGFNGYTYGTDNLGNETKTLNSAFFSPAYITLAPGLTYKPFKNFNLFVSPIAARALVVANKQLSNQGAYGIDSGKTVKFEFGFLLNAGYTANITKTITYAGNLELYSDYLDHPQNIYMFMTNTFAAKLTKAIAVTWNFNLAYDDHYRPVVGKGPKIQTQSILGVGLLYNL; encoded by the coding sequence ATGAAAAAAACATTCCTATGCCTTGCTCTTTTTGCAACTGCCGCTACTATGGCACAAGACAACAGCCGAAACGACATTAAAGCAGAGATGAACACAAATGTGCCAACACATAAGCGTGACTCTACTAAGTTGTGGGACAAAGGCGGTTCACTTTCTTTAAACATTGCGCAAACCTCTTTAAGTAACTGGTCCGGTGGTGGAACGGATGCCTTTTCTGCAAATGCTTTTGTAAACCTTTTTGCTAATTTTTTAAAGGGAAAGGACACATGGAACAATAATTTGAATTTGCAATACGGCTATTTAAAAACCTCCGGCTTAAGTGGAAGGAAAAGCGCGGACTTGATAGACTTTGTTTCACTTTATGGTCATTCAATCAGTAAAAAATTAGATGCTTCTGCCCTATTTCGCTTGCGTACGCAAGGCTTCAACGGATATACTTATGGTACAGATAATTTAGGCAATGAAACAAAAACGCTTAATTCAGCATTTTTCTCCCCTGCTTATATCACATTAGCGCCGGGTCTTACATACAAACCATTTAAGAACTTTAATTTGTTTGTATCACCTATCGCTGCCCGTGCTTTAGTGGTTGCCAATAAACAATTATCCAATCAAGGTGCTTATGGAATTGATAGCGGAAAAACCGTAAAATTTGAATTTGGCTTTTTGCTTAATGCGGGCTATACGGCAAACATTACCAAGACAATCACGTACGCCGGAAATTTAGAATTGTACAGCGATTATTTAGACCATCCACAGAATATATATATGTTTATGACCAACACATTTGCGGCTAAATTGACTAAAGCTATTGCTGTTACTTGGAACTTCAACCTTGCGTATGACGATCATTATAGGCCGGTTGTAGGCAAAGGACCAAAAATTCAAACACAATCTATTTTGGGTGTAGGATTATTGTATAATCTTTAA
- a CDS encoding TrmH family RNA methyltransferase: MISKNELKYIQSLYHKKTRDRENVFIVEGPKMVDELLKSNLQIIKIFATQGEWSKSHINTGFQEVEEFELKKISHFETPNQVLAIAQRKILREENINFKNQVVLMLDGLQDPGNLGTIIRIADWFGIQQIIASEDSADCYNSKVVQASMGSIFRINIQYENLPKLLAECPTKIYGAILNGENLKEQTPIKNGVIIIGNESKGIREEVLPFVQKPITIEALGKAESLNAAVATGIILSHLIA; this comes from the coding sequence ATGATAAGTAAAAATGAACTCAAATATATCCAAAGTTTATACCATAAAAAAACAAGAGATAGAGAAAATGTTTTTATTGTGGAAGGCCCCAAGATGGTCGATGAATTATTGAAAAGCAATTTACAAATAATTAAAATATTTGCAACACAAGGCGAATGGTCAAAAAGCCATATAAACACTGGCTTTCAGGAGGTTGAAGAATTTGAATTAAAAAAGATCAGTCACTTTGAAACACCCAATCAGGTTCTAGCCATTGCTCAAAGAAAAATATTGAGGGAGGAAAATATTAATTTTAAAAATCAAGTCGTATTAATGCTCGATGGGCTACAAGATCCTGGAAATCTTGGCACAATTATACGTATTGCGGATTGGTTTGGGATTCAACAAATTATTGCCTCAGAAGATAGTGCTGATTGCTATAACTCTAAAGTTGTACAAGCGTCTATGGGTAGCATTTTTAGAATAAATATTCAATATGAAAATTTGCCTAAGCTCCTTGCAGAATGCCCGACAAAAATCTATGGTGCTATTTTAAATGGAGAAAATTTGAAAGAACAAACACCAATCAAAAATGGAGTAATAATCATAGGCAATGAATCTAAAGGAATACGCGAAGAGGTACTTCCATTTGTACAAAAACCTATAACAATTGAAGCTTTGGGAAAAGCAGAATCTTTAAATGCAGCGGTAGCCACCGGCATTATCTTATCTCACTTAATTGCATAA
- a CDS encoding S10 family peptidase, whose protein sequence is MRRAYVLFVLLVACVFNAKAQTDIPKDTVVTTKHEANINGQHFTYLVHKGMQPVWNKEGKIVATLSYTYYEREGISDKSSRPLTISFNGGPGSASLWMELGYTGPMRVNLDDEGHALQPYGVKENPYSILDATDIVYVDPVNTGYSRIVDKDAKGSEFFGVNEDISYLSKWIQTFVTCNNRWLSPKFLIGESYGTTRVSGLANALQDPSIGMFLNGVILLSPTDLGIKREGPVGQALNIPYYAATAWYFKKLPADLQNKKLEEILPQIEYFTLNELLPALAKGGAISDNDKKNIEEKLERYTGIKQSVWDANNLNVTTNLFWKELLRDKGYTIGRLDSRYLGIDEKEAGTHPDFNAEIPAWTRSFTPAANDYYKNDLNFKTNVPFWVLTGNVYPWNSDNDHTGYDLREAMQENPALHLFVQSGYYDGSICSFFNAKYTMWQIGSSKNLRDRMTWKGYPCGHMIYMDKQSMIDGNNDIRNFIKNSIPAKGQSSDYSILPARDAK, encoded by the coding sequence ATGAGAAGAGCTTATGTACTTTTTGTATTATTAGTAGCATGCGTATTCAATGCAAAAGCGCAAACCGATATTCCTAAAGACACGGTGGTTACCACAAAACACGAAGCAAATATCAACGGTCAGCATTTTACCTATTTGGTACATAAAGGCATGCAACCTGTTTGGAATAAAGAAGGGAAAATAGTTGCTACGCTAAGTTACACGTATTACGAAAGAGAGGGCATTAGCGATAAAAGTTCAAGACCACTTACTATCTCCTTTAACGGTGGTCCGGGCTCTGCATCACTTTGGATGGAGCTGGGTTATACCGGTCCTATGCGTGTAAACCTAGACGATGAGGGGCATGCGCTGCAACCTTATGGTGTGAAAGAAAACCCTTATAGTATTTTAGACGCCACCGATATTGTATATGTAGATCCGGTAAACACGGGTTATTCCAGAATAGTTGACAAAGATGCCAAAGGCTCGGAGTTTTTTGGTGTAAATGAAGATATCAGCTATCTCTCTAAATGGATTCAAACCTTTGTTACATGCAACAACCGCTGGCTATCTCCTAAATTTTTAATTGGCGAAAGCTATGGTACTACCCGGGTTTCGGGACTTGCCAATGCTTTACAAGACCCTTCTATCGGAATGTTTCTCAATGGCGTGATTTTACTCTCTCCTACAGATTTGGGTATTAAAAGAGAAGGACCGGTAGGGCAAGCACTAAATATCCCTTACTACGCTGCTACTGCCTGGTATTTTAAAAAACTGCCTGCCGATTTGCAGAATAAAAAATTGGAAGAAATCTTACCACAGATAGAATACTTTACACTCAACGAACTATTGCCCGCATTGGCAAAAGGCGGTGCAATTTCGGATAATGATAAAAAGAATATTGAAGAAAAATTGGAACGTTATACCGGCATTAAGCAGAGTGTATGGGATGCCAATAATTTGAATGTTACGACCAATTTATTTTGGAAAGAATTGTTGCGTGATAAGGGTTATACTATTGGCCGGCTCGATTCCCGCTATCTGGGCATTGACGAAAAAGAAGCGGGTACACATCCCGACTTTAATGCAGAAATACCCGCATGGACACGCTCTTTTACGCCAGCTGCCAATGATTATTATAAAAATGATTTAAACTTTAAAACAAATGTTCCTTTCTGGGTATTAACAGGAAATGTTTATCCTTGGAATTCAGATAATGATCATACGGGTTATGATCTCCGTGAAGCCATGCAAGAAAACCCTGCATTACATTTATTTGTGCAATCAGGCTATTACGATGGTTCTATATGTAGCTTTTTCAATGCAAAATATACTATGTGGCAAATAGGTTCTTCCAAAAATTTAAGAGACCGCATGACCTGGAAAGGTTACCCATGCGGTCATATGATTTATATGGATAAACAATCTATGATTGATGGTAATAATGACATTCGTAATTTTATAAAAAATTCAATTCCCGCTAAAGGACAATCATCTGATTATAGCATATTGCCGGCAAGGGACGCGAAATAA
- a CDS encoding IMPACT family protein: MVSQKDFFQTIQQETVAEYKDRGSKFLAYAFPFSNKLEFKNKLDLLKKEHSKAVHFCFGYRLGMDGNNFRSSDDGEPSGTAGKPILGQIDSKELTDVAIVVVRYFGGTLLGVPGLINAYKTVAALALQLSPIIKKPIVFRCTIEFDYTQMNDVQRWLRNFNAQIVQQELQLFCKIIAEIPKTNMEEAKNIFSQLQNVNFLI, from the coding sequence ATGGTATCGCAAAAAGATTTCTTTCAAACTATACAACAAGAAACTGTCGCCGAATATAAAGATCGTGGCAGTAAATTTTTGGCTTATGCTTTTCCCTTTAGCAATAAATTGGAATTTAAAAACAAACTTGATTTATTAAAAAAAGAACATTCCAAGGCGGTTCATTTCTGCTTTGGCTATCGTTTGGGTATGGATGGTAATAATTTTAGAAGCAGCGACGACGGCGAACCTTCAGGAACTGCAGGAAAACCTATTCTAGGGCAAATTGATAGCAAAGAGTTGACCGATGTCGCCATCGTGGTTGTGCGATATTTTGGTGGTACATTATTGGGCGTGCCCGGTTTGATAAATGCATACAAAACTGTAGCAGCATTAGCATTGCAACTTTCTCCTATTATTAAAAAACCTATAGTGTTCAGATGTACCATTGAATTTGATTATACACAAATGAATGATGTACAGCGATGGTTGAGAAATTTTAATGCGCAAATTGTTCAGCAAGAATTACAACTGTTTTGTAAAATAATTGCAGAAATTCCAAAGACAAATATGGAAGAAGCAAAAAATATATTTTCACAATTGCAAAATGTTAATTTCTTGATATAA